A stretch of DNA from Candidatus Brocadia sp.:
ATAAATCAGCGATGGCAAAGATATCGGCATCCTCCTTAATAGCTTCACCCACGGCAACCTCCTTTTTAATAACGATACCGTCAAACTGGGCTTTTAACTCATAACGTGTAAGCCCCCTACCCGTCATTTCCGGAATCCTATCCAAATCAGTTTGGGAAAACCCCAATGCGAGTAATTTTTGAGTAGCCGTTTGCAGGTTTATCTCTTCTTCTGCCAATGCCTGCCGGCTGGCGAGATAGTCTTTTTCTGAAGAGATCTTCTGTTTCCAAAGACGTACTTTCCTTTCAAATGTTGCTCGCGCCAGTTCTACTCGTTTCACAGAGGCCATGTATTCACTCTTCAGTTCCGCCACTTCTCGACTGTCGAGAACGGTAATAACCTCACCATGCTTGACCGTATCGCCAAGATTTTTGTATACCTCAGTTACCACACCTGAGACTCTCGGTACGACATGCACTACCTTATCTGCATTGAGTTCGATCTCGCCTGGAAGCTCAAGGACGGTTTTTATCTGAGCAGGACCGGCAGTCTCAATACCGATCCCAGCGTTTTGTACTGCATCGGGGCTGAGCTCGATTCTGCCTTCCACCTGCGAATATTCCCATCGATAGGTCTTACCTTTCCAATCTGCTAACACCTTGACATCAAAAGAGTGCGGTTCTTCAACAACCTTATCACCACAAAGATACCCGCCTTCTGTTCGAAAGTTAATTACATCCACCCTGCCACCGAGTCTATGTAATTCTATAATTAGTTTCACCTCATCAGGGTTAACTGCTTCTCCTCTATCAAATACATAAACTCTAAATTGGGGAGGAACACCACGTTCGTAAATGGTGATCTCAACCTGAAAATCACCCTCAGACAACAATCTGCCGCCATGAGACCCTTTTACCTGATTTTCTTCCTCATGCTCATGTTCCAAGGCAGCATGCTCATGAGGCTCTTCAACTGTTGTTTTCTTCATACGGAAAATAATTACTGCCAGCACAATTCCTACCACGACGGCAATACCAATTGGCAACATCTTCTTAAAATAAGCTGTATGATATATCTTCTTGTCCCCCATGATTGATCCCCCTGTTCATTTTAGGTAAGCTGCCAAAGGCAGCGGCTTTTCATGTCCCCTCTAAAAAGAGGGGTCGGGGGTGTGTTCCAGCAAACTTTCACACCCTTGTATCGTTCGACTGAGCTCACGACGAAGACTCACAACGAAGCCTGCGCAAACCCATCCCCGAACCTATCGGGGAATGGCGCAACCTTTTTAGGTTGCAGCTACCCTATATCTTGAAAACTGCGTAAATAAAATAAATATTCCTATACATTTAAATTAGGCATTCGGCTGCTTTTCAATGGAGAGCGAAGAGTCTCTTCGCTCTACAACCGCACTTTTGAAATTCCTTAACGTTTTATTACCTCAAAAGTCTCAGTCCGTTCGCTATAACAATTAATCCGCCTATCTCGTTAATCAGGAGCCCGGGTACAAGACCAATCCAACCACAAAGGGCTACTGGTACCAGAAAGGCAATGATAAGGAGAGAAATAACGATATTTTGTCGGATAATCTTCACAGCCCTTCGACTCAGTTTGATTATATAAGGAACCTTTGCCAGATCATCTGACATAAGGACAAAATCACTGGTCTCGATGGCTATATCAGTGCCAGCGGCCCCCATAGCAATCCCTGCATCTGATTCTGCCATGGCGGGGGCATCGTTGACACCGTCTCCCACCA
This window harbors:
- a CDS encoding efflux RND transporter periplasmic adaptor subunit; this translates as MLPIGIAVVVGIVLAVIIFRMKKTTVEEPHEHAALEHEHEEENQVKGSHGGRLLSEGDFQVEITIYERGVPPQFRVYVFDRGEAVNPDEVKLIIELHRLGGRVDVINFRTEGGYLCGDKVVEEPHSFDVKVLADWKGKTYRWEYSQVEGRIELSPDAVQNAGIGIETAGPAQIKTVLELPGEIELNADKVVHVVPRVSGVVTEVYKNLGDTVKHGEVITVLDSREVAELKSEYMASVKRVELARATFERKVRLWKQKISSEKDYLASRQALAEEEINLQTATQKLLALGFSQTDLDRIPEMTGRGLTRYELKAQFDGIVIKKEVAVGEAIKEDADIFAIADLCTVWVGVTVYAKDLNVVKVGQNVTVRSKILGLEANGTLTYLGPLVGEQTRTARGRVVVQNPEGQWRPGLFVTVEVVQEEISVPVAVSVNAIQTFRDWSVVFVQYGDLFEVRLLELGRNDGRWVEVLHGLSPGEKYASRNSFILKAELGKSGATHEH